One genomic window of Micrococcus flavus includes the following:
- a CDS encoding thymidine kinase produces MAKLYFRYGAMNSGKSTGLLQAAFNYEERGQRVLLAKPALDTKGDDEVVSRLGVTRAVDFLIPAGADVVELFHRHAAAEDPDALVDHLDGAVPPVACLLVDEAQFLEPAQVDDLLRIAVLEGVPVMAYGIRTDFRTHSFPGSGRLLELAHSLEELKTICRCGRKALFNTRQVTDPATGARRFVFEGDQVAIDGVQVTYESLCGACYLEESGGRLG; encoded by the coding sequence GTGGCCAAGCTCTACTTCCGCTACGGAGCCATGAACTCCGGCAAGTCCACGGGCCTGCTGCAGGCCGCGTTCAACTACGAGGAGCGCGGGCAGCGGGTCCTCCTGGCCAAGCCTGCCCTGGACACCAAGGGCGACGACGAGGTGGTCTCCCGCCTCGGCGTCACCCGGGCCGTGGACTTCCTCATCCCCGCCGGTGCGGACGTGGTGGAGCTGTTCCACCGGCACGCCGCCGCGGAGGACCCCGACGCCCTGGTGGACCACCTGGACGGGGCCGTGCCGCCCGTGGCGTGCCTGCTGGTGGATGAGGCCCAGTTCCTCGAGCCGGCCCAGGTGGACGACCTCCTGCGGATCGCCGTGCTCGAGGGCGTGCCGGTGATGGCCTACGGCATCCGCACCGACTTCCGGACGCACTCCTTCCCCGGGTCGGGGCGGCTGCTGGAGCTCGCCCACTCGCTCGAGGAGCTCAAGACCATCTGCCGCTGCGGCCGCAAGGCCCTGTTCAACACCCGTCAGGTCACGGACCCGGCCACCGGGGCGCGCCGGTTCGTGTTCGAGGGGGACCAGGTGGCCATCGACGGCGTGCAGGTCACCTACGAGTCCCTGTGCGGCGCGTGCTACCTCGAGGAGTCCGGCGGACGGCTCGGCTGA
- a CDS encoding DUF3151 domain-containing protein yields MSESLVGRNLMEPPATLLPEEPEVLARLAAGDLPEDVVPVAPESSLVWALMAEDAWSEGRTVDSYAYARVGYHRGLDALRKAGWRGAGPVPWSHEPNRGFLRSLYSLGRAAAGIGEAEEVERIRTFLKDSDPTAAEQIEAAQA; encoded by the coding sequence ATGTCCGAGTCCCTCGTCGGCAGGAACCTGATGGAGCCGCCTGCCACCCTCCTGCCGGAGGAGCCCGAGGTGCTCGCGCGCCTGGCCGCCGGCGACCTGCCCGAGGACGTCGTCCCCGTGGCCCCGGAGTCCTCCCTCGTGTGGGCGCTGATGGCCGAGGACGCCTGGTCCGAGGGTCGCACCGTGGACTCGTACGCGTACGCCCGCGTGGGCTACCACCGCGGCCTGGACGCGCTGCGGAAGGCCGGCTGGCGCGGCGCCGGGCCCGTGCCGTGGTCCCACGAGCCCAACCGCGGCTTCTTGCGCTCCCTCTACTCGCTGGGCCGCGCGGCCGCCGGGATCGGCGAGGCCGAGGAGGTCGAGCGCATCCGCACCTTCCTGAAGGACTCCGACCCCACGGCCGCCGAGCAGATCGAGGCCGCGCAGGCCTGA
- a CDS encoding adenylosuccinate synthase produces the protein MPAIAIVGAQWGDEGKGKATDLLGGRVDYVVKPNGGNNAGHTVVVNGEKFELKLLPAGILSPNAVPVIGNGVVINLEALFEEIDGLESRGHSCANLKISANAHLVAPYHQTMDKVTERFLGKRAIGTTGRGIGPTYQDKVARLGIRVQDIFDESILRQKIEGALKQKNELLVKLYNRRAVTVDEVAEYFLGFADRLRPMVVDSVNLLNDALDEGQVVLMEGGQATFLDVDHGTYPFVTSSNPTAGGASVGAGIGPTRFSRTIGIVKAYTTRVGAGPFPTELFDEMGEQLRATGGEFGVNTGRPRRTGWYDAVLAHYAARVNGFTDYFVTKLDVLTGIERIPVCVAYDVDGVRHERMPMTQTEFHHATPIYEHFDGWTEDISGARTFEDLPENAQTYLKALERLSGCRISAVGVGPGRDQVVQIRDLIED, from the coding sequence ATGCCAGCGATCGCGATCGTCGGAGCCCAGTGGGGCGACGAGGGCAAGGGCAAGGCCACCGACCTGCTGGGCGGCCGGGTGGACTACGTGGTGAAGCCGAACGGCGGCAACAACGCCGGGCACACCGTCGTCGTCAACGGGGAGAAGTTCGAGCTCAAGCTGCTGCCCGCCGGCATCCTGTCCCCCAACGCGGTGCCGGTCATCGGCAACGGCGTGGTGATCAACCTCGAGGCCCTGTTCGAGGAGATCGACGGGCTCGAGTCCCGCGGCCACTCGTGCGCGAACCTCAAGATCTCCGCGAACGCGCACCTCGTGGCGCCGTACCACCAGACCATGGACAAGGTCACCGAGCGATTCCTCGGCAAGCGGGCCATCGGCACCACCGGCCGCGGCATCGGCCCCACCTACCAGGACAAGGTGGCGCGCCTGGGCATCCGCGTGCAGGACATCTTCGACGAGTCCATCCTGCGCCAGAAGATCGAGGGGGCGCTGAAGCAGAAGAACGAGCTCCTCGTGAAGCTCTACAACCGCCGCGCCGTCACCGTGGACGAGGTCGCGGAGTACTTCCTCGGCTTCGCCGACCGCCTGCGCCCCATGGTCGTGGACTCCGTGAACCTCCTGAACGACGCGCTCGACGAGGGTCAGGTGGTCCTCATGGAGGGCGGCCAGGCCACCTTCCTGGACGTGGACCACGGCACCTACCCGTTCGTGACGTCGTCGAACCCGACCGCCGGCGGTGCGTCCGTGGGCGCGGGCATCGGCCCCACCCGGTTCTCCCGCACCATCGGGATCGTGAAGGCGTACACCACGCGCGTGGGCGCCGGCCCGTTCCCCACCGAGCTGTTCGACGAGATGGGCGAGCAGCTGCGCGCCACGGGCGGCGAGTTCGGCGTCAACACCGGCCGGCCGCGCCGCACCGGCTGGTACGACGCCGTCCTGGCCCACTACGCCGCGCGCGTCAACGGCTTCACGGACTACTTCGTGACCAAGCTGGACGTGCTGACCGGGATCGAGAGGATCCCGGTGTGCGTGGCCTACGACGTGGACGGCGTGCGCCATGAGCGCATGCCCATGACGCAGACCGAGTTCCACCACGCCACGCCGATCTACGAGCACTTCGACGGCTGGACCGAGGACATCTCCGGCGCCCGCACCTTCGAGGACCTGCCGGAGAACGCGCAGACGTACCTGAAGGCCCTCGAGCGCCTCTCCGGTTGCCGCATCTCCGCCGTCGGCGTGGGCCCGGGCCGCGACCAGGTCGTGCAGATCCGGGACCTGATCGAGGACTGA